The following coding sequences are from one Pseudomonadota bacterium window:
- a CDS encoding acetyltransferase translates to MIHLRPATPHDLDLLQRWDSAPHIIASKGTEDWGWERELVRRPDWREQLIAEVEGSPIGFIQIIDPAREDSRYWGDCPTGLRAIDIWIGEEAFLGRGLGTEMMRLAIDRCFADPAVGAILIDPMASNDRARRFYERLGFRFVENRSFGDDDCAVYRLERGDWQKSL, encoded by the coding sequence ATGATTCACCTTCGACCCGCGACTCCGCACGACCTCGATCTCCTTCAGCGTTGGGATTCGGCCCCGCACATCATCGCCTCGAAGGGCACCGAAGACTGGGGCTGGGAGCGCGAGCTCGTTCGCCGCCCCGACTGGCGTGAGCAGCTCATCGCTGAGGTTGAAGGTTCGCCCATTGGCTTCATCCAGATCATCGACCCGGCCCGCGAAGACAGCCGCTACTGGGGCGACTGCCCCACCGGGCTGCGCGCCATTGACATCTGGATCGGCGAGGAAGCGTTCCTCGGCCGCGGGCTCGGCACGGAGATGATGCGTCTGGCCATCGACCGCTGCTTCGCCGACCCGGCGGTGGGCGCCATCCTCATCGACCCGATGGCGTCCAACGACCGCGCGCGCCGCTTCTACGAGCGCCTCGGGTTTCGGTTCGTCGAGAACCGGAGCTTCGGTGACGATGACTGCGCAGTGTATCGGCTCGAGCGAGGCGACTGGCAGAAGTCGTTGTAG